In Mastigocladopsis repens PCC 10914, a single window of DNA contains:
- a CDS encoding Uma2 family endonuclease, protein MVNPTIAIPRIFKVSQEQFQQLATVNRDLRLERTATGELIVMPPTGSDTGKRNIDIEGQLWLWNRQTKLGVVFDSSTGFHLPNGADRSPDGSWVNLERWEALTPKEQEGFAPICPDFVVELRSPSDSIETLRAKMREYMENGASLGWLIDRKNRKVEIYRQGRDVEVLDNPTTLSGEDTLSGFVLDLTEVW, encoded by the coding sequence ATGGTCAACCCTACCATCGCCATTCCCAGAATATTCAAAGTGAGTCAAGAGCAGTTCCAGCAACTTGCCACCGTTAACCGTGATTTAAGGCTAGAGAGAACCGCGACTGGAGAGTTAATCGTCATGCCTCCAACCGGAAGCGATACAGGAAAACGAAACATAGACATTGAAGGGCAACTTTGGCTATGGAACCGTCAAACCAAGTTAGGGGTAGTATTTGACTCATCCACCGGATTTCACCTCCCTAATGGTGCAGACCGCTCACCTGATGGGTCTTGGGTGAACTTAGAGCGATGGGAAGCACTCACACCTAAGGAGCAAGAAGGTTTTGCTCCCATATGCCCAGATTTCGTTGTAGAACTGCGTTCACCCTCTGACAGCATAGAAACGTTACGGGCAAAGATGAGGGAATACATGGAAAATGGAGCTAGTTTGGGGTGGTTGATTGACCGCAAAAATCGAAAGGTAGAGATATACAGGCAAGGCCGAGATGTGGAAGTATTAGACAATCCCACTACTCTATCAGGAGAAGATACGCTATCGGGATTCGTCTTGGACTTAACCGAGGTTTGGTAG
- a CDS encoding Hsp70 family protein, whose translation MEQTELLMHDYHNIKIIGFDLGHGETALTWVRADNPETTPQSLLINNRKSQITAIAHHPKKGIFIGEMACQMPDATIFEIAFKSRRFNETAYKKNIKEFVNAIYKHLIDTKQIQLEDNNHFFIGCPSGWWQEEIESYKQLLSEDCLPNATVVKESRAALMHAKESGIFTIEELQKSVLVIDIGSSTTDYTLVKGMSDTPIDFGHDLGASLIEKEILKKTLECQRQYREGREEILRLGEILRDEEILQLEEISQLEKIFEQNPIYKNRCELRCRKAKEEYFTYQDSYEENLVNVGIEDIQRKFKFLPLVNGKIMNAILSQPLPELDNKSWHDAFRDQLQAVKQKLEHIGFQPSAILLTGSASKMWFVLEICQEIFPNLPCKRDGEPELSIARGLSRWGRVYIRTAGFIEEISQFLDQELTGIVGNHIPAFLEKLAEELANGLVDEVIKPSVQSWRNRDIITLSSLESEIEQKAKVWLTGNDANDKMTTCLVEWLSQVQNEVREKTDSICRKYGLPLDTFGNKTIDLGDHTQKVPTSISFDDLTGLSIFVGHVVALIVGVVLAGLFHILLFAGIIAPIVGILAYFLGESLVKDTDIPGWIRKLVPDQKIDELAYQKKPELQQKIQQTLTLDPTIAVKLGKSISEWLKESVQEQADKARLLIA comes from the coding sequence ATGGAGCAGACAGAATTACTAATGCACGACTATCATAATATTAAAATCATAGGATTTGATTTAGGGCATGGAGAAACGGCTCTGACCTGGGTGCGAGCAGATAATCCAGAAACGACTCCTCAAAGTCTACTGATTAATAATAGGAAAAGCCAAATTACCGCCATTGCTCATCATCCTAAAAAAGGAATTTTCATAGGGGAAATGGCGTGTCAAATGCCTGATGCTACCATCTTTGAAATTGCTTTTAAATCTAGGCGATTTAATGAAACGGCATACAAAAAAAACATTAAAGAATTTGTCAATGCTATTTACAAGCATTTGATTGATACTAAACAAATTCAGTTGGAAGATAACAACCACTTTTTCATAGGTTGTCCCTCAGGATGGTGGCAAGAAGAAATTGAGAGTTACAAACAACTTCTTTCTGAAGATTGCTTGCCAAATGCAACCGTAGTCAAAGAGTCACGCGCTGCTTTAATGCATGCCAAAGAAAGTGGCATATTCACTATAGAAGAATTACAAAAGTCGGTGCTGGTTATCGACATTGGTTCGTCCACCACAGACTACACCCTTGTCAAGGGTATGTCTGACACCCCGATAGATTTTGGGCACGACTTGGGTGCATCTCTAATTGAAAAAGAAATTCTCAAAAAAACGCTGGAATGTCAAAGACAATATAGGGAGGGACGCGAAGAAATTTTACGACTTGGAGAAATTCTCAGAGATGAAGAAATTTTGCAACTCGAAGAAATTTCGCAGCTTGAAAAAATTTTTGAGCAAAACCCAATATACAAAAATCGCTGTGAACTCCGATGTCGTAAAGCAAAAGAAGAGTATTTTACCTATCAAGATTCTTACGAAGAGAACTTAGTTAATGTAGGTATTGAGGATATTCAAAGAAAATTTAAATTTTTGCCCTTGGTTAATGGCAAAATTATGAACGCAATCCTCAGCCAACCTCTGCCAGAACTTGACAACAAAAGTTGGCATGATGCTTTCCGTGATCAGTTACAGGCAGTAAAACAAAAGTTAGAGCACATAGGCTTTCAACCCAGTGCAATTCTCCTCACAGGTAGTGCTTCTAAAATGTGGTTTGTTCTAGAAATATGCCAAGAGATATTTCCCAATTTGCCTTGCAAGAGAGACGGAGAGCCTGAACTTAGTATTGCTAGAGGATTGTCACGTTGGGGACGGGTCTACATCCGCACAGCGGGATTTATAGAAGAAATCAGTCAATTCCTTGACCAAGAACTGACAGGTATTGTTGGAAATCACATACCGGCATTTTTGGAAAAATTAGCAGAGGAACTGGCAAATGGTTTGGTAGATGAGGTCATAAAACCAAGTGTGCAATCTTGGCGGAACAGAGACATCATAACGCTCTCATCTCTTGAATCTGAAATAGAGCAGAAAGCTAAAGTTTGGCTAACAGGAAACGATGCTAATGACAAAATGACAACTTGTTTAGTTGAGTGGTTGTCACAAGTTCAGAACGAGGTTAGGGAAAAAACAGATTCAATTTGTAGGAAGTATGGTTTACCACTAGACACCTTTGGTAACAAAACAATTGACTTGGGTGACCACACTCAAAAAGTTCCTACATCCATATCTTTTGATGATTTAACCGGACTTTCTATATTTGTTGGACACGTTGTTGCTTTAATCGTAGGTGTTGTCCTAGCAGGATTATTCCATATCCTACTTTTTGCTGGAATCATTGCACCGATTGTTGGGATATTAGCTTATTTTCTAGGGGAGTCCTTAGTTAAGGATACAGATATACCTGGCTGGATACGCAAATTGGTTCCAGATCAGAAAATTGACGAACTAGCATATCAAAAGAAACCAGAGTTGCAGCAAAAAATCCAACAGACTTTGACTCTAGATCCAACAATAGCTGTCAAATTGGGTAAATCTATTAGTGAGTGGCTTAAGGAGAGTGTGCAAGAGCAAGCGGATAAGGCTAGATTGCTCATTGCTTAA